The following nucleotide sequence is from candidate division KSB1 bacterium.
ATGGAATTCCGACACCCGTGAACCAATTTCTTCTGGAACAAGTTCAATCGAAACAGGCTGGCCAAACGTTCGAGCCAGACCGGCTCAGCGATCTGGATCAGTGATTCCTAATTAACGTTCAAAAACTAATTGAAATTTTGTTTGTCCGGTATGCTGAATAGTCATTCAAGTCATTGCATGGTCATTTGGTTATTAAGCATTGACGAATAATGACTTACTGACAACTAATGACGCTCAAAATCAGGCTTTAGTCATTCATATCTGGTTTATTCCTAAATGTATTATTATTATTTTGGAGTCGAAGCACTCGTAGACCGATACCAATGAAAGTTTTTTCTGAAATCTCCCAAGTTCGCAAATATCGCTGGCGCGATGCCTCCTTAAATTGGGGGCTGGTTCCAACCATGGGATTATTGCACGATGGGCACTTAAGTCTCGTACGCTGTGCCTGCAATGAGAATCAGAAAGTAGGGGTCAGCATTTTCGTGAATCCGATTCAATTTAATAACCAGCAAGACCTGGTGAGTTATCCTCGGGATCTGGAGCGAGATCTCGAACTGCTCAGAAAAGAGGGCGTCGATCTGGTGTGGACGCCAACACCCGATATCGTCTATGCCACCGAATTCCAAACATTTGTCGAAGTGGAACGAGTCACCCGCTTGTTGGAAGGGGAAGCACGTCCTGGCCACTTTCGCGGCGTTACAACCATGGTTGCAAAGATTTTCAATGTCTTCCAACCCCACCGCGCGTATTTCGGCCAAAAAGACGCGCAGCAGGCCGTCGTCATCAGGCAAATGGTCAGGGATTTGAATTTTAATCTCGACCTCATTACCTGTCCAACCGTGCGCGAAGCGGATGGGTTGGCCATGAGCTCAAGAAACGCTCGCTTGTCCCCTGCGGCACGCCGACAAGCCGTCTGTCTTTTTCGAGCTTTAACCGCTGCCGAAAATGCGTTTCACTCGGGCACTCGGAATGCCGCCAAATTAAAATCCGTGCTGGAAAAAACCATCGAGTCATTCGATAAAGCGCGTACCGACTATATCAGCGTGGCTCATCCGGAAACGCTTGAAGAATTAAGTGTCATTGACGAGAAAGCGCTCCTTTCCCTGGCTGTCTTCATCGATGACGTCCGCCTTATCGATAATTTGATAATTGGTTAAACAAATACTCTCGAACTAATCACCAGAGGATGAGATTTAAAATGAGATGGCTTCTTCGCTCTAAAATTCATAAAGCAACAGTGACGGATGCAAACGTGGAATATATCGGCAGCCTTGAGATCGATCAGGATTTGCTCGAAAAAATTGGCCTCTGGCCCGGCGAAAAAGTGCTGGTTTCCAGCCTTGATACGGGAGAGAGGTTGGAGACCTACGTGTTTTCTGCAAAAAGAGGTTCCGGAATCATTTGTATGAACGGCGCGGCCGCCCATGTGATCAAACAGGGCGAACAGGTGATCATTATGGGATTTGAGCTAAGCGACCAACCGATTGAATCTAAAGTGATCCTTGTCGACGAAAAGAATCAATTTGTTCGATATTTATGATGTCACAAATTTCAAATTCGACTACCTGTCACTGTAGTCGCTGCGAGCGACCTCAAATGTAGGAGAACGCATGAGCTTTATCTTAGCAATCCTAAACTTAGTTTTTTTCAGTCCAAGAAATCTGCCCATTTCCAACAATCTTGGGGTCATTCAACCGTATCTAATTTTAGGCGGCACACAGGGCAGTATGATCGAGCAGTTCAATGAACCGGATGCGGTAGCTTTTACCAGGGACGGCCGCTTACTCGCCGGGGACACACAAAACGGCAGGTTTAAGATTTACTCGATTTCAGAACACAGTCTTTCCATTATCACGATCGGTGAACCCGGTAGGG
It contains:
- a CDS encoding aspartate 1-decarboxylase; this encodes MRWLLRSKIHKATVTDANVEYIGSLEIDQDLLEKIGLWPGEKVLVSSLDTGERLETYVFSAKRGSGIICMNGAAAHVIKQGEQVIIMGFELSDQPIESKVILVDEKNQFVRYL
- a CDS encoding pantoate--beta-alanine ligase; translation: MKVFSEISQVRKYRWRDASLNWGLVPTMGLLHDGHLSLVRCACNENQKVGVSIFVNPIQFNNQQDLVSYPRDLERDLELLRKEGVDLVWTPTPDIVYATEFQTFVEVERVTRLLEGEARPGHFRGVTTMVAKIFNVFQPHRAYFGQKDAQQAVVIRQMVRDLNFNLDLITCPTVREADGLAMSSRNARLSPAARRQAVCLFRALTAAENAFHSGTRNAAKLKSVLEKTIESFDKARTDYISVAHPETLEELSVIDEKALLSLAVFIDDVRLIDNLIIG